One Hevea brasiliensis isolate MT/VB/25A 57/8 chromosome 5, ASM3005281v1, whole genome shotgun sequence genomic region harbors:
- the LOC131180056 gene encoding uncharacterized protein LOC131180056, translating into MARTKRKSPAIAAASSSSSASDNAPVAALRKKMKRKQNMPKSKSVSESSHSSKGIETPKSTPEKKKAVQKQGTDAQKKMGWLGVCECANEYYPRLVQEFYRTLRTVDDEDRFEVILNTNTYSVSVELIATALKLPNDGNRISTHKDVARVAGFNLVEFENEVFPASTTKNEKSTSTKALQHIKIIHSMVNYVFCPKSGSYGYLSHLDMCIMWHIVSKVRLNLAYLIFKNMCKAYGIGKLPYAHLLTAVFKELEVNVTKESSRADLIVLREIHSDTDGRKTRFEKGGSSSAKVDSGSASEVLTEIQGLIATVNEHFSSTTQSLDILRKFVDVVDYKVSHLLTQNEELKKLILALQQAKGLGVPTKVDVGTQVSADKGESNKVEESPADMACESGKLAEAEFEPVVDAPDEQASDQILEPKIGPTTDVPPDLDGKKVVATESELPKDSETVLESEQAVEPPPAPSVEPAAIPTQHQEPSVKDHQASAQTQLSAVAAPAAKKDDEAEKNDEVADQAPPAPVIKLPRKKMVPSKSTQRENGWRCEYVLMNKRLWKCVDILDKCDDM; encoded by the exons ATGGCTCGCACCAAACGAAAATCCCCTGCCATTGCAGCTGCTTCATCTTCCTCGTCCGCATCCGACAATGCTCCTGTCGCGGCATTACGGAAGAAAATGAAACGTAAGCAAAATATGCCGAAATCTAAATCGGTTAGTGAGTCTTCTCACTCGTCCAAAGGTATCGAAACACCTAAATCCACACCAGAAAAGAAAAAGGCGGTACAGAAGCAAGGGACGGATGCTCAAAAGAAAATGG GTTGGTTGGGTGTCTGTGAATGCGCAAATGAATATTACCCTAGGCTTGTACAAGAATTTTATAGAACCTTGCGCACTGTTGATGATGAGGATCGATTTGAAGTCATTTTGAATACAAATACATATAGTGTCTCTGTTGAATTGATAGCCACGGCTTTAAAATTGCCCAATGATGGAAATAGAATTTCCACGCATAAGGATGTTGCTAGAGTAGCAGGTTTTAATCTGGTTGAGTTTGAAAATGAGGTATTTCCTGCTAGCACTACCAAAAATGAGAAATCCACCAGTACCAAAGCCCTCCAGcatatcaaaattattcacagtaTGGTAAACTATGTGTTCTGTCCGAAATCTGGCAGTTATGGCTATCTGAGTCACTTggacatgtgtattatgtggcacattgtGAGTAAAGTTAGGTTGAATTTAGCCTACTTAATTTTCAAAAACATGTGCAAAGCCTATGGAATTGGCAAACTGCCCTATGCACACTTGTTGactgctgtgtttaaagagctaGAGGTGAATGTCACTAAGGAAAGCTCTAGGGCTGACTTGATAGTGCTTAGAGAAATACATTCAGACACTGATGGGAGAAAGACCAGATTTGAAAAGGGTGGTTCCTCCTCTGCTAAAGTTGATTCTGGTTCTGCTAGTGAAGTGTTGACTGAAATTCAAGGGCTAATAGCTACTGTTAATGAACATTTTAGTTCAACAACTCAGTCTCTTGACATTCTCAGAAAATTTGTGGATGTTGTTGACTATAAAGTGAGTCACCTGCTCActcaaaatgaggagttaaaGAAGCTGATTCTGGCTCTTCAGCAGGCCAAGGGACTTGGAGTTCCAACTAAAGTTGATGTTGGTACTCAGGTTTCTGCTGATAAGGGAGAAAGCAACAAAGTTGAAGAGTCTCCTGCTGATATGGCATGTGAAAGTGGTAAACTTGCTGAAGCAGAATTTGAACCTGTAGTGGATGCCCCTGATGAACAAGCTAGTGACCAGATTCTTGAACCTAAGATTGGTCCTACAACTGATGTACCTCCTGACCTTGATGGTAAAAAAGTTGTAGCAACTGAAAGTGAGTTGCCAAAGGACAGTGAGACGGTTCTAGAATCTGAACAAGCTGTTGAACCTCCACCTGCACCATCAGTTGAGCCAGCTGCTATTCCTACGCAACACCAGGAACCTTCTGTAAAAGATCACCAAGCTAGTGCTCAAACTCAGCTATCTGCAGTTGCTGCCCCTGCAGCAAAGAAAG ATGATGAGGCCGAGAAAAATGATGAAGTGGCTGACCAAGCACCTCCGGCTCCTGTTATTAAACTGCCTAGGAAGAAAATGGTGCCTTCAAAATCCACTCAGA GGGAGAATGGTTGGAGATGTGAATATGTGTTGATGAACAAGAGACTATGGAAATGTGTTGATATACTTGATAAGTGTGAtgatatgtga